A genomic stretch from Pseudomonas alkylphenolica includes:
- a CDS encoding TonB-dependent siderophore receptor, giving the protein MLNPWSHALPVAVAMASLATGAAAQEQLLSFNLPAASLASSLNAIASQSGRIVSLDPALVQGKQAPAIAGRMSAVQAMQTALAGSGLQLLVTDQGNFSVLPTIDAGDALELGATSINDSGLGATTEGSGSYAARAITIGKGTHTLKEIPQSVSIMTRKQMDDQDIVDLKDAVNRTTGLVGLQGVGPGLIIYSRGFQIDDWQYDGVPIPRNTYSLGNWATQDLIFFDRMEVLRGASGLLQGTGSPGGAVNLVRKRGQSAPTVTVTGKAGSWDHYGLQLDAGGPLNDAGTVRGRFVADEDQSDSFIDYKWSKTHSLYGALDFDLREDTTLGLAVSRSDAESRPMLRGLPRYADGSPLDVPRSTFTGSRWNHSEIDVTTLYADLEHRFNDDWKFRVAAVRMSETNTSAHQRVQSTGDGLEPDGSGLTYADWVTDFDSTKVGVDMNVVGRFEGFGLEQEVTLGGNYSRLTTDDLFARTFNASGDSVFDIDHHRPDIDYDSLLAKPNGRGTGSEYDVRQKGLYGSWRVKLAEPLTLVLGSRVSWFDQTYDSTDYAAITHAATVNATSTMTESGEVTPYAGIIYDLSREWAVYASYADVFVPQSERDVSGSVLKPIIGSNYEMGIKGELFDGRVNTSLAVFRFDQENRATQDLASGFACDDWYCSTASGKVRSQGIEAEISGEVLSGLQLFAGYTYNTTKYLDDPENEGKTFSTWTPKHMLRVWSDYQLPGDWSKVSAGLGFTAQSHTLGYESTYDVAGYAVWDARLAYQLTPEVSLAVNGKNLFDKRYYVAAYNQLSGNNNFGEPRNFMFSVKYTPQF; this is encoded by the coding sequence GTGCTCAACCCTTGGTCCCACGCCCTTCCTGTGGCCGTTGCCATGGCCAGCCTTGCCACTGGCGCAGCGGCCCAGGAACAGCTGCTGTCGTTCAACCTGCCCGCCGCCAGCCTGGCCAGCAGCCTCAATGCCATCGCCAGCCAGAGCGGGCGCATCGTCTCCCTCGACCCTGCGCTGGTGCAGGGCAAGCAGGCACCGGCAATCGCCGGTCGCATGAGCGCCGTGCAGGCCATGCAAACGGCCTTGGCCGGCAGTGGCCTGCAGTTGCTGGTGACTGATCAGGGCAATTTCAGCGTACTCCCGACCATCGATGCCGGCGATGCCCTGGAGCTGGGCGCCACCAGCATCAATGACAGCGGCCTGGGCGCCACCACCGAGGGTTCGGGCTCCTACGCCGCACGGGCAATCACCATCGGCAAGGGCACTCACACGCTCAAGGAAATCCCCCAGTCGGTGTCGATCATGACCCGCAAGCAGATGGACGATCAGGACATCGTCGATCTCAAGGATGCCGTCAACAGGACCACCGGCCTGGTCGGCCTGCAGGGCGTGGGCCCGGGCTTGATCATCTATTCGCGCGGTTTTCAGATCGATGACTGGCAGTACGACGGCGTGCCGATCCCGCGCAACACCTACTCGCTGGGCAACTGGGCAACCCAGGACCTGATTTTCTTCGACCGTATGGAAGTCCTGCGCGGCGCCTCGGGCCTGCTGCAAGGCACCGGCAGCCCGGGTGGCGCGGTCAACCTGGTACGCAAACGCGGCCAGAGCGCGCCGACCGTGACCGTTACCGGCAAGGCCGGCAGCTGGGATCACTACGGCCTGCAACTGGATGCCGGCGGCCCGCTGAACGACGCCGGGACCGTGCGCGGACGCTTTGTCGCCGATGAAGACCAGAGCGATTCGTTCATCGACTACAAATGGAGCAAGACCCACTCGCTGTACGGCGCCCTCGACTTCGACCTGCGCGAGGACACCACCCTGGGCCTGGCGGTCAGCCGTTCCGATGCCGAGTCGCGGCCCATGTTGCGCGGCCTGCCGCGTTACGCCGACGGCAGCCCCCTGGACGTCCCCCGCTCGACCTTCACCGGCTCGCGCTGGAACCACTCGGAAATCGACGTCACCACCCTGTACGCCGACCTCGAACACCGCTTCAACGACGACTGGAAGTTTCGCGTCGCCGCCGTGCGCATGAGCGAAACCAACACTTCTGCCCACCAGCGCGTGCAATCCACCGGCGACGGCCTGGAGCCCGATGGCAGCGGTCTGACCTATGCCGACTGGGTGACGGATTTCGACTCCACCAAAGTGGGTGTAGACATGAACGTAGTCGGTCGCTTCGAGGGGTTCGGCCTGGAACAAGAGGTCACACTGGGCGGCAACTACTCCAGGCTGACCACCGATGACCTCTTCGCCCGCACGTTCAATGCAAGCGGCGACAGCGTGTTCGATATCGACCACCACCGCCCTGACATCGACTACGACAGCCTGCTGGCCAAACCCAATGGCCGTGGTACCGGGAGCGAATATGATGTACGCCAGAAAGGCCTGTACGGCAGCTGGCGGGTCAAGCTCGCCGAGCCGTTGACCCTGGTGCTCGGTTCGCGGGTCAGCTGGTTCGACCAAACCTACGATTCGACTGACTATGCCGCGATCACCCACGCCGCCACCGTCAATGCCACCAGCACCATGACCGAATCCGGTGAAGTCACGCCGTACGCCGGTATCATCTACGACCTGAGCCGCGAGTGGGCCGTGTACGCCAGCTACGCCGACGTCTTTGTCCCGCAGTCTGAGCGCGACGTCAGTGGCTCGGTGCTCAAACCGATCATCGGCAGCAACTACGAAATGGGTATCAAGGGCGAGCTGTTCGACGGCCGCGTCAATACCTCCCTGGCGGTGTTCCGTTTCGACCAGGAAAACCGCGCGACCCAGGACCTGGCCTCAGGCTTTGCCTGCGACGACTGGTACTGCTCCACCGCTTCCGGCAAGGTGCGCAGCCAGGGCATCGAGGCCGAGATCAGCGGCGAGGTACTCAGCGGCCTGCAACTGTTTGCCGGCTACACCTACAACACCACCAAATACCTGGACGACCCGGAGAACGAAGGCAAGACCTTCAGCACCTGGACGCCCAAACACATGCTGCGGGTATGGAGCGACTACCAGTTGCCGGGGGACTGGAGCAAGGTCAGCGCTGGACTGGGCTTTACCGCGCAAAGCCATACCCTGGGTTACGAGTCTACCTACGACGTAGCGGGTTATGCCGTGTGGGATGCGCGCCTGGCCTATCAGCTGACGCCTGAGGTGAGCCTGGCGGTGAACGGCAAAAACCTGTTCGACAAACGCTACTACGTGGCGGCTTACAACCAGCTCAGTGGCAACAACAACTTTGGCGAGCCGCGCAACTTCATGTTTTCCGTGAAGTACACGCCGCAGTTCTAG
- the thpR gene encoding RNA 2',3'-cyclic phosphodiesterase: MSQGDRETGEPFKRLFFAVDCTPTQRRAIAQWRSELGMDNGRPVPSANFHLTLMFLGTAGTAQLPAILAAAAGVKVPGEPLTVELDRLEVWRRAKALVLAPSQTPVALRQLVYALQQALLPLGFAEAPREYRPHLTLFRDFHGPVPEALEAAQFSLRARHFTLFESRRGRYWPLAHWPLHRD, encoded by the coding sequence ATGAGCCAAGGCGATCGCGAAACCGGCGAGCCCTTCAAGCGGCTGTTTTTCGCCGTGGACTGCACACCGACGCAGCGCCGGGCCATTGCCCAGTGGCGTAGCGAACTCGGTATGGACAATGGCCGACCGGTGCCATCGGCGAATTTCCACTTGACCCTGATGTTTCTAGGCACAGCGGGCACGGCACAATTGCCGGCCATCCTCGCGGCGGCTGCGGGGGTGAAGGTGCCCGGCGAGCCACTGACCGTGGAGCTTGACCGTCTGGAGGTCTGGCGCCGGGCCAAGGCCCTGGTGCTGGCTCCGAGCCAGACGCCGGTGGCCTTGCGGCAGTTGGTCTATGCCTTGCAGCAGGCCCTGTTACCCCTGGGTTTTGCCGAGGCGCCGAGAGAGTATCGTCCGCACCTGACCCTGTTTCGCGACTTTCACGGCCCGGTACCGGAAGCGTTGGAGGCGGCGCAGTTCAGCCTGCGAGCACGTCACTTTACCTTGTTTGAATCGCGCAGAGGGCGGTACTGGCCGCTGGCGCATTGGCCGTTGCACAGGGATTAG
- a CDS encoding FecR family protein has product MKQPRLDPAAEGAIDWMVRLSAGNTDAVLQAQFDLWLASDPAHAQAWKRLQERLSGACQTVRSLDRRAPGQAGEARRVLLQPTTSRRDLLRSIAALGVLGGGLWLGSRSQMGEALLADMRTGRGERRSFTLADGSRLSLNADSAVDLQFDAQQRLLILRQGSLLIQVAADPARPLHVRSAQGDVRALGTRFLVSQEAHATRVVVLEHSVRARLPDGAELDIHEGRAALLHSQRIEALSDDQRHRADWLNGRLNVLDDSLQAVVEALRPYYRGFVRIEPEVRGLRVQGVFPLDEPQRAFAALAETLPVRVEHYSPWLTLIRAKNPS; this is encoded by the coding sequence ATGAAGCAGCCGCGCCTGGACCCTGCCGCCGAAGGCGCCATCGACTGGATGGTGCGCTTGAGCGCCGGTAATACCGACGCCGTGCTGCAGGCGCAGTTCGACCTCTGGCTGGCCAGTGACCCCGCTCACGCGCAGGCCTGGAAGCGCTTGCAAGAGCGCCTCAGCGGCGCCTGCCAGACGGTGCGCAGCCTCGACCGCCGGGCGCCGGGCCAGGCCGGGGAAGCGCGCCGGGTGTTGCTGCAACCGACCACTTCGCGCCGCGATCTGCTGCGCAGCATTGCCGCCCTCGGTGTGCTTGGCGGCGGCCTGTGGCTGGGCTCGCGCAGCCAAATGGGCGAAGCGCTGCTGGCCGATATGCGCACCGGTCGCGGCGAGCGGCGCAGCTTCACTCTGGCCGACGGTAGCCGTCTGAGCCTCAATGCCGACAGCGCGGTCGACCTGCAGTTCGACGCGCAGCAACGCCTGCTGATCCTGCGTCAGGGCAGCTTGCTGATTCAGGTCGCCGCCGATCCCGCGCGCCCACTGCACGTGCGCAGTGCCCAGGGCGACGTGCGCGCGTTGGGCACACGTTTTCTGGTCAGCCAGGAAGCGCACGCCACCCGTGTGGTGGTGCTTGAGCATTCGGTCCGGGCACGACTGCCCGATGGCGCCGAGCTGGATATCCACGAAGGCCGTGCCGCCCTGCTCCACTCGCAGCGCATCGAAGCCCTGAGCGACGACCAGCGCCACCGCGCCGACTGGCTCAACGGGCGCCTGAATGTGCTGGATGATTCTCTGCAAGCCGTGGTCGAGGCGCTGCGCCCCTACTACCGCGGTTTTGTCCGGATCGAACCTGAGGTCCGCGGACTACGGGTGCAGGGGGTATTCCCCCTCGACGAACCGCAACGCGCCTTCGCCGCCCTGGCCGAAACCCTGCCGGTACGGGTCGAACACTACAGCCCGTGGCTGACCCTGATCCGCGCGAAAAATCCGTCTTGA
- a CDS encoding sigma-70 family RNA polymerase sigma factor codes for MQNPSTRKLGFFFSDHHRWLLQHIHKRLRNRADAEDTAAETFCQMLAARVDPESIQQPRAYLSTIARRLIFDRHRRRQLEQAYLERLSALPEPLAPSPEEQLLLIEALVTIDQVLDGLPMVVKATFLYSQLDGLSYVDIARKLELSERTVSRYMKQALQQCYLSELAP; via the coding sequence GTGCAAAACCCGTCGACCCGCAAACTGGGCTTCTTTTTCAGCGACCATCACCGCTGGCTGCTGCAGCATATCCACAAGCGCCTGCGCAACCGCGCCGACGCCGAAGACACCGCCGCCGAAACCTTCTGCCAGATGCTCGCGGCCCGGGTCGATCCGGAAAGCATCCAGCAACCGCGCGCCTACCTCTCGACCATCGCCCGTCGCCTGATCTTCGATCGCCACCGTCGCCGCCAACTGGAGCAGGCCTACCTTGAGCGCCTGTCGGCGCTGCCCGAACCGCTGGCGCCCTCCCCGGAAGAACAACTGCTGCTGATCGAAGCGCTGGTGACCATCGACCAGGTGCTCGACGGCTTGCCGATGGTCGTCAAGGCCACCTTCCTCTACAGCCAGCTGGACGGGCTGAGCTATGTGGACATCGCGCGCAAGCTCGAGCTGTCCGAGCGCACAGTAAGTCGCTACATGAAACAGGCCTTGCAGCAGTGCTACCTGAGCGAGCTGGCACCATGA